Proteins encoded in a region of the uncultured Erythrobacter sp. genome:
- a CDS encoding helix-turn-helix transcriptional regulator: MKNRLKVLRAERDWSQQDLADRLGVSRQSVNAIEKGRYDPSLPLAFSIAEVFELAIEEIFSRD, translated from the coding sequence GTGAAGAACCGTCTCAAAGTCCTCCGGGCCGAGCGCGATTGGAGTCAACAAGACCTCGCCGACCGCCTTGGCGTCAGCCGTCAGAGCGTCAACGCGATCGAGAAGGGCCGTTACGACCCCTCGCTCCCGCTCGCCTTCAGCATCGCCGAAGTGTTCGAACTGGCGATCGAAGAGATATTCAGCCGAGACTAA
- a CDS encoding alkaline phosphatase has protein sequence MIKNDPVSLPARPASALTRRGLFSLVGASAAIASAPAIARGFGSGFTHSIASGEPQSSSVLLWTRYVGEAETTLEWQVSETQDFNNPVSEGQVKASPNRDWCAKAIASGLAPNRWYFFRFVAPDGTVSPIGRTRTLPQGPTEKFRMAVFSCSNFGFGWFNSYAHAVEANDCDLAVHLGDYIYEYGKDNYPGPAETNPGRRLNPDTEIVALADYRLRYATYRADPDLQRLHQVLPMIAVWDDHESANDSWEDGAQNHQPDSEGEWSARKSIAKRVYREWMPVSDEAYATYDVGDLATLFRLDTRLEGRDEQLDLGKVLEGAANPEAAIAALATFKNGDWADPERQLLGAAQEQWLAAGLAASKARGATWQVLVQQVLMGNLRTPSSIVDGLSDEMPDWIRQRLIAASLASQTGLPANMDAWDGYPAARERALKGALDADANLLVLAGDSHNGWAFELDHQGAKAGVEFGVPGVTSPGLERTLAAVPPADFAAAAMSTNEQLKWANTSQRGYMAVELTPERATTEYRFVDTIKQRSTKLAGTKRISSAAGTHSLDV, from the coding sequence ATGATCAAGAACGACCCAGTAAGCCTTCCTGCCCGACCTGCATCTGCGCTTACGCGGCGCGGGCTGTTTTCGCTTGTAGGAGCGTCCGCAGCCATCGCTTCGGCTCCAGCAATCGCGCGGGGTTTTGGCAGTGGCTTCACCCATTCGATTGCGAGCGGCGAACCTCAATCGTCGAGCGTGCTGCTTTGGACGCGCTATGTTGGTGAGGCGGAAACCACGCTCGAATGGCAGGTGTCCGAAACGCAGGATTTCAACAATCCGGTTTCCGAAGGTCAGGTCAAAGCCTCACCGAACCGGGACTGGTGCGCGAAGGCGATTGCCAGTGGTCTCGCGCCAAACCGCTGGTACTTCTTCCGCTTCGTTGCCCCCGATGGCACCGTTTCGCCAATCGGACGGACCCGGACGCTGCCGCAAGGGCCGACCGAAAAGTTCCGCATGGCGGTCTTCTCCTGCTCCAACTTCGGGTTCGGCTGGTTCAATTCTTACGCACACGCGGTCGAAGCCAATGATTGCGACCTTGCCGTGCATCTGGGCGATTACATCTACGAATACGGCAAGGACAATTACCCCGGCCCAGCCGAAACCAATCCGGGCCGCCGCCTCAACCCCGACACCGAGATTGTCGCGCTAGCCGATTACCGGCTGCGCTACGCGACGTATCGTGCGGACCCAGACCTCCAGCGCCTGCATCAGGTGCTCCCAATGATCGCGGTATGGGACGACCACGAAAGCGCGAATGACAGTTGGGAGGACGGCGCACAGAACCATCAGCCCGACAGCGAGGGCGAATGGAGCGCGCGTAAATCTATCGCCAAGCGCGTCTATCGCGAGTGGATGCCGGTCTCCGATGAGGCCTATGCGACCTACGATGTCGGTGACCTCGCAACCCTGTTCCGGCTCGATACACGGCTCGAAGGGCGCGACGAGCAGCTCGATCTTGGCAAAGTGCTCGAAGGCGCGGCGAATCCCGAAGCAGCTATCGCCGCTCTGGCTACATTCAAGAATGGCGACTGGGCTGACCCAGAGCGCCAATTGCTTGGCGCGGCGCAGGAACAGTGGCTGGCGGCAGGTCTGGCGGCGTCGAAGGCGCGCGGGGCGACGTGGCAGGTGTTGGTGCAACAAGTGCTCATGGGCAATCTCAGAACTCCGTCGAGCATAGTGGACGGCTTGAGCGACGAAATGCCGGATTGGATACGCCAACGGCTGATTGCGGCGTCCTTGGCGAGCCAGACTGGGCTGCCCGCCAATATGGATGCTTGGGATGGATATCCCGCCGCCCGCGAACGCGCGCTGAAGGGAGCGCTGGATGCGGATGCCAATCTGCTGGTTCTGGCGGGCGATAGCCACAATGGCTGGGCGTTCGAACTGGATCATCAGGGCGCGAAGGCCGGTGTCGAATTCGGCGTTCCCGGTGTGACTTCGCCCGGTTTGGAGCGGACCCTGGCAGCGGTTCCGCCCGCAGATTTTGCAGCAGCGGCAATGAGCACAAACGAGCAACTCAAATGGGCCAATACTTCCCAGCGTGGCTATATGGCAGTCGAGCTAACCCCCGAGCGCGCGACGACCGAGTACCGCTTTGTCGACACGATCAAGCAGCGCTCAACCAAGCTGGCGGGCACAAAGCGGATATCCAGCGCGGCGGGGACCCACTCCCTCGACGTTTAG
- a CDS encoding alpha/beta hydrolase, translating into MSDVQFHEMQDGRRIAYRLTVDTEPKIGPTLVFLPGYMSDMAGGKATALFEEAQAQGRACLLLDYSGCGESSGDFADGTLSCWRDEVLTLIEAHVSGSVLLVGSSMGGWLMLLIGEALGDRLAGMVGIAAAPDFTRWGFGEEQRAVMARGETLFEENPYGPEPTPTHPGFFADGEANLRLEDQIAISCPVHLLHGQRDEDVPWKTSLKLAEALRSDAVQVTFIKDGDHRLSRDQDIARLKATVASFY; encoded by the coding sequence ATGAGCGACGTTCAATTTCATGAAATGCAGGACGGTCGGCGGATCGCGTACCGGCTGACCGTAGACACTGAGCCAAAAATTGGCCCGACATTGGTGTTCCTGCCCGGTTATATGTCCGACATGGCTGGCGGCAAGGCGACCGCGCTGTTCGAAGAAGCACAGGCGCAAGGTCGTGCGTGCCTACTGCTCGACTATTCAGGTTGCGGAGAAAGCTCGGGCGATTTTGCCGACGGCACCCTCAGCTGCTGGCGTGACGAAGTGCTGACCTTGATCGAAGCGCATGTCAGCGGCTCTGTTCTCCTGGTCGGCTCTTCGATGGGAGGGTGGCTGATGCTGTTGATCGGCGAAGCGCTGGGTGATCGCCTTGCTGGCATGGTCGGCATCGCCGCCGCGCCTGATTTCACCCGCTGGGGATTTGGCGAAGAACAACGCGCGGTGATGGCCCGCGGTGAAACTCTGTTCGAAGAAAACCCCTACGGACCAGAGCCGACGCCAACGCATCCCGGTTTCTTCGCTGACGGCGAGGCCAATTTGCGGCTTGAAGACCAGATCGCCATCAGTTGTCCGGTGCATCTGCTCCACGGACAACGCGACGAGGATGTTCCTTGGAAGACCAGCCTGAAACTCGCTGAAGCTCTGCGTTCGGATGCGGTTCAAGTGACCTTTATCAAAGACGGCGATCACCGCCTGTCGCGCGATCAAGACATCGCCCGGCTGAAGGCGACAGTCGCCAGCTTCTATTAA
- a CDS encoding LLM class flavin-dependent oxidoreductase: protein MTEFSVLDLVPVREGGSVAEAFDAATDLARYAEKLGCKRFWVAEHHAMDGIAGGATSVVLAHIGNATSRIRIGSGGIMLPNHTPFQIAEQFGTLDALFPGRIDLGLGRAPGAGPELQRALRKNLAQASEYFPQDVVELRALLTGDLDLPVAATPGLGANVELWMLGSSLFGAELAAKLGMPYAFAAHFAPDHLDAALEVYRRDFQPSEALEKPHVMVAMNVFAADTGEKAQLLASSQQQSFVRLRTGNPGKLPPPIADYTATLQAPARTMLDHIGQAAAVGSPAKVRDDIEVFVKRTRADEIILCGATYDPEARIRSLELTVEACSTALAA from the coding sequence ATGACCGAATTCTCCGTCCTCGATCTCGTCCCGGTACGCGAAGGCGGAAGTGTGGCAGAGGCTTTCGATGCCGCGACCGACCTTGCTCGCTATGCCGAGAAGCTCGGTTGCAAGCGTTTCTGGGTCGCCGAACATCACGCGATGGACGGAATTGCCGGCGGTGCAACCTCGGTGGTGCTCGCACATATCGGCAACGCCACCAGCCGTATTCGGATCGGGTCGGGCGGGATCATGCTGCCCAACCACACGCCGTTTCAGATTGCGGAGCAGTTCGGGACGCTCGATGCTCTGTTTCCCGGACGCATCGACCTGGGGCTAGGCCGGGCACCGGGTGCCGGGCCGGAATTGCAGCGCGCTTTGCGAAAGAACCTTGCGCAGGCTTCGGAATATTTCCCGCAGGACGTTGTGGAACTGCGTGCGCTGCTTACCGGCGATCTGGATTTGCCTGTTGCAGCCACGCCGGGCTTGGGTGCGAACGTTGAATTGTGGATGCTCGGGTCGAGCCTGTTCGGTGCGGAACTCGCCGCCAAGCTTGGCATGCCCTACGCCTTCGCCGCGCATTTTGCGCCGGACCATCTTGATGCGGCGCTTGAAGTTTATCGCCGCGATTTTCAGCCATCCGAAGCACTCGAAAAACCGCATGTGATGGTCGCAATGAATGTGTTCGCCGCCGATACCGGTGAAAAAGCGCAATTGCTCGCATCCAGCCAGCAACAGAGCTTTGTGCGTTTGCGCACAGGCAATCCCGGTAAGTTGCCGCCGCCCATCGCGGACTACACCGCTACCCTGCAAGCACCCGCGCGCACGATGCTCGATCATATCGGGCAGGCAGCCGCTGTCGGCTCGCCTGCAAAAGTGCGCGACGATATCGAAGTGTTTGTGAAGCGCACGCGCGCCGACGAGATCATTCTGTGCGGGGCAACCTATGACCCCGAAGCCCGGATCCGCTCGCTCGAATTGACCGTCGAGGCCTGCTCGACTGCCTTGGCAGCTTAA